In one Pseudarthrobacter sp. NBSH8 genomic region, the following are encoded:
- a CDS encoding acetylornithine transaminase yields MNAVKTGSHAASTLEKTPVGDLVEGQGHSSGAEWLTRYSASLMGVFGTPQRVLVRGAGCLVWDADGKEYLDLLGGIAVNALGHAHPFVTSVISSQLATLGHVSNFFTSPTQIALAEKLLALTHAPAGSKVFFTNSGTEANEAAFKLARRNGASPDGTTGKRTKIIALEGAFHGRTMGALALTAKEAYRAPFEPLPGGVVHLPFGDVAALEAAIDETVAAVFLEPIQGEAGVRPLPPGFLLAAREATTKAGALLILDEVQTGIGRTGKWLATEDAGIVPDAITLAKGLGGGFPIGALLTFGEQTSSLLTAGQHGTTFGGNPVATAAALATLHAIESQRVLENVAAVGDYLRAGIAAVDGVTEVRGEGLLIGFDLDADMAPAVVTAGLDAGFIINSPGPHTIRLAPPLVLTRDQAGTFLAALPAILQTAKDAQ; encoded by the coding sequence ATGAACGCGGTAAAAACAGGAAGCCACGCGGCCAGCACACTCGAGAAGACTCCGGTAGGAGACCTGGTTGAAGGCCAAGGCCACAGCAGCGGGGCTGAGTGGCTCACGCGCTACTCCGCGTCCCTGATGGGCGTTTTTGGTACCCCGCAGCGGGTCCTGGTCCGCGGTGCCGGCTGCCTGGTCTGGGACGCCGACGGCAAGGAATACCTGGACCTGCTCGGCGGTATTGCCGTTAATGCCCTGGGCCACGCCCACCCGTTTGTGACGTCCGTGATTTCGAGCCAGCTGGCCACCCTTGGCCATGTCTCCAACTTCTTCACCAGCCCTACGCAGATCGCACTGGCCGAAAAGCTGCTGGCACTGACGCACGCCCCTGCGGGCTCCAAGGTGTTCTTTACAAACTCCGGCACCGAAGCCAACGAAGCCGCCTTTAAGCTGGCACGGCGCAACGGAGCCAGCCCGGACGGCACCACGGGCAAGCGGACCAAGATCATCGCCCTGGAAGGAGCCTTCCACGGGCGCACCATGGGTGCCCTGGCCCTGACCGCCAAGGAAGCCTACCGCGCACCGTTCGAGCCGTTGCCCGGCGGTGTGGTCCACCTCCCGTTCGGCGACGTCGCAGCCCTGGAAGCAGCCATCGACGAGACCGTGGCCGCGGTCTTCCTGGAGCCCATCCAGGGCGAAGCCGGAGTGCGGCCACTGCCTCCTGGGTTCCTGTTGGCAGCCCGCGAAGCGACCACAAAGGCCGGCGCCCTGCTGATCCTGGACGAGGTCCAGACCGGAATCGGCCGGACCGGCAAATGGCTCGCGACGGAGGACGCCGGGATCGTTCCGGACGCCATCACCCTGGCAAAGGGCCTCGGCGGCGGTTTCCCCATCGGCGCGCTCCTGACGTTCGGTGAGCAGACGTCGTCGCTGCTGACTGCTGGCCAGCACGGCACCACGTTCGGCGGCAACCCGGTGGCCACGGCGGCCGCGCTGGCCACGCTGCACGCGATCGAAAGCCAGCGGGTCCTGGAAAATGTTGCTGCCGTGGGGGACTACCTCCGCGCCGGAATTGCCGCCGTCGACGGCGTCACCGAAGTCCGCGGCGAAGGCCTGCTCATCGGCTTCGACCTGGACGCCGACATGGCCCCCGCTGTGGTCACCGCGGGCCTCGACGCCGGCTTCATCATCAACAGCCCCGGCCCGCACACCATCCGGCTTGCCCCGCCCCTGGTCCTCACCAGGGACCAGGCCGGCACCTTCCTCGCCGCCCTCCCGGCAATCCTCCAGACAGCTAAGGACGCGCAGTGA
- the argF gene encoding ornithine carbamoyltransferase — MTPVVSSAGTASTTRHFLKDTDLSPAEQAEVLDLAVRMKAAPYSVQPFAAEGNGRKTVAVIFDKTSTRTRVSFATGIADMGGNALIINPGEAQIGHKESVEDTAKVLERMVSTIVWRTGAHSGLVAMAENSKVPVINALCDDYHPCQLLADLLAVKEHKGELAGLTMSYLGDAANNMANSYLLAGVTAGMHVRIAGPEGYLPAAEIVAAAEERAAQTGGSVLITTDAAVALKGADVVATDTWVSMGQETEKEARMQLFREYSVDEAAMEHAADDAVVLHCLPAYRGYEISAGVIDGPQSIVWDEAENRLHAQKALMAWLMHRSGLAVVEGLPPLEVGLAPEVGN; from the coding sequence GTGACCCCCGTAGTTTCTTCCGCCGGCACAGCCAGCACCACCCGCCACTTCCTGAAGGACACGGACCTCAGCCCCGCCGAGCAGGCGGAGGTGCTGGACCTGGCCGTCCGGATGAAGGCCGCGCCGTACAGCGTGCAGCCCTTCGCCGCGGAGGGCAACGGCCGCAAAACCGTGGCCGTCATCTTCGACAAGACCTCAACCCGTACCAGGGTTTCCTTTGCCACGGGCATCGCTGACATGGGCGGCAACGCCCTGATCATCAACCCGGGCGAGGCCCAGATCGGCCATAAAGAGTCGGTCGAGGACACCGCCAAGGTCCTGGAGCGAATGGTCTCCACCATTGTGTGGCGCACCGGCGCGCACTCGGGCCTGGTGGCCATGGCGGAGAACTCCAAGGTGCCCGTCATTAACGCCTTGTGCGACGACTACCACCCGTGCCAGCTCCTCGCGGACCTGCTCGCGGTCAAGGAACACAAGGGCGAACTGGCGGGCCTCACCATGAGCTACCTTGGCGACGCCGCCAACAACATGGCCAACTCCTACCTGCTGGCCGGAGTCACCGCCGGGATGCACGTCCGCATCGCCGGGCCGGAAGGCTACCTCCCGGCAGCCGAGATCGTTGCCGCGGCCGAGGAGCGCGCCGCCCAGACCGGTGGTTCTGTCCTGATCACCACCGACGCGGCCGTGGCACTCAAGGGCGCTGACGTTGTGGCCACGGATACCTGGGTCTCCATGGGCCAGGAAACCGAGAAGGAAGCCCGGATGCAGCTGTTCCGGGAGTACTCCGTCGATGAGGCGGCCATGGAACATGCGGCGGACGACGCCGTCGTGCTTCACTGCCTGCCCGCCTACCGCGGCTATGAGATTTCTGCCGGCGTCATCGACGGCCCGCAATCCATTGTGTGGGACGAAGCCGAGAACCGGCTGCACGCACAGAAGGCCCTGATGGCCTGGCTGATGCACCGCTCGGGCCTGGCAGTGGTTGAAGGACTGCCGCCCTTAGAGGTCGGGCTGGCGCCGGAGGTTGGCAACTAG
- a CDS encoding arginine repressor yields the protein MSVPPAAPGSSPATKTARQARITSILTGESVRSQAELAALLADDGVQVTQATLSRDLVELGAVRVRGKEGVLVYAVPGEGGERTAKTGVSQEILDARLARLCSELLVTAEASANIAVLRTPPGAANFLALAIDHSVMPSILGTIAGDDTVLLVSRDPQGGQDLAVRFLQLAEEAGGSQ from the coding sequence GTGTCCGTCCCGCCGGCAGCGCCGGGCTCCAGCCCTGCCACCAAAACGGCCCGCCAGGCGCGCATCACCTCGATCCTGACGGGTGAATCGGTGCGCTCCCAGGCGGAGCTGGCCGCTTTGCTGGCGGACGACGGCGTCCAGGTCACCCAGGCCACGCTGTCCCGGGACCTCGTGGAACTCGGCGCGGTCCGGGTCCGCGGTAAGGAAGGCGTGCTGGTCTACGCCGTCCCCGGCGAGGGCGGCGAACGTACGGCCAAAACCGGCGTCAGCCAGGAGATCCTGGATGCCCGGCTTGCCCGGCTGTGCAGCGAGCTCCTGGTCACGGCGGAAGCCTCGGCCAACATCGCCGTGCTCCGGACCCCGCCCGGTGCGGCCAACTTCCTGGCACTGGCCATCGACCACTCGGTGATGCCCTCCATTTTGGGGACCATTGCCGGTGACGACACCGTGCTGCTGGTTTCCCGGGATCCGCAGGGCGGGCAGGACCTCGCGGTCCGGTTTCTGCAGCTCGCCGAGGAAGCCGGCGGCAGCCAGTAA